In Deinococcus aquaedulcis, one DNA window encodes the following:
- a CDS encoding 5-oxoprolinase subunit B family protein: MSAPIFEPLGDAALVVRTPAARALLARLWRQPPPGLLDAAPALGQVTLLFDPLHTDAAGLEQAVRGAYSTLTAEAAPPARELTLPVTFGGPDLPWCAAHAGLSEAALVEALCALTFEVAFLGFTPGFAFLTGLPPALQMPRLAAPREQVPDGSVALGGPWAGVYPRATPGGWRLVGHTTFQAFDLSRPEPVPWRAGDRVRFEAQRG, encoded by the coding sequence ATGTCCGCGCCCATCTTCGAGCCCCTGGGCGACGCGGCGCTGGTGGTGCGCACCCCAGCGGCGCGCGCCCTGCTGGCCCGGCTCTGGCGGCAGCCGCCCCCCGGCCTGCTGGACGCCGCCCCCGCGCTGGGCCAGGTCACGCTGCTGTTTGATCCACTGCACACCGATGCCGCAGGGCTGGAACAGGCGGTGCGCGGCGCGTACAGCACCCTGACCGCCGAGGCCGCGCCCCCGGCCCGGGAGCTGACCCTTCCGGTGACCTTCGGTGGCCCTGATCTGCCCTGGTGTGCGGCCCACGCCGGGCTCAGTGAGGCGGCGCTGGTGGAGGCGCTGTGTGCGCTGACCTTCGAGGTGGCCTTCCTGGGCTTCACCCCCGGCTTTGCCTTTCTAACCGGCCTGCCGCCCGCCCTGCAGATGCCCCGGCTGGCGGCCCCCCGCGAGCAGGTGCCAGACGGCAGCGTGGCCCTGGGTGGGCCCTGGGCCGGGGTCTACCCCCGCGCCACGCCAGGCGGCTGGCGCCTGGTGGGGCACACGACCTTCCAGGCCTTTGACCTGTCGCGCCCCGAACCCGTGCCGTGGCGGGCCGGCGACCGGGTGCGCTTCGAGGCCCAGCGTGGCTGA
- a CDS encoding nitrilase-related carbon-nitrogen hydrolase, which yields MRSRIVRAVAVQPQWHASDFVSAPRFRQWLRAQLDAARPHLAPDRPNLVVLTELNGLPLVLRGGGWALRLGTFQRAALALFLARLPRTLPLMLRERVSPVRALQLAGIDENTALYLDTCRALAREYGVYLCCGSAPMPRYERSGTGLRRVPGVLTNQTVLLDPQGDLIGTADKVHLTPDEEAGGVDLSPGRLDELRVFPTPAGDLGVAISLDAFRADVIGRLEAQGCTVLLQPDANGSPWTAREGLPPDPDDVRDQPVAWLESSWQVTATSPQIRYAVNPMVVGNLLDLTFDGQSAITGPAEEAPAPRSYVMTEPRPGFLALAPWVGDGPHERLRTLGTQRAAGSGHPDENAYHTGVLSADLTLPPLTRPAPPATPHEESLRALLRGEAHLPRSWPAWLPLGLGAAALLLWRHRR from the coding sequence ATGCGTTCCCGCATTGTTCGCGCCGTGGCGGTGCAGCCCCAGTGGCATGCCAGCGACTTCGTTTCGGCCCCGCGCTTTCGCCAGTGGCTGCGCGCGCAGCTGGACGCGGCCCGGCCCCACCTCGCCCCGGACCGCCCGAATCTGGTGGTGCTCACCGAATTGAACGGGCTGCCGCTGGTGCTGCGCGGTGGGGGCTGGGCGCTGCGGCTGGGCACCTTTCAGCGGGCAGCGCTGGCACTGTTCCTGGCGCGGCTGCCGCGCACGCTGCCCCTGATGCTGCGCGAGCGGGTCTCGCCGGTGCGGGCGCTGCAACTGGCGGGCATCGACGAGAACACGGCGCTGTACCTGGACACCTGCCGGGCCCTGGCGCGCGAATACGGCGTGTACCTGTGCTGCGGCTCGGCGCCCATGCCCCGCTATGAGCGGTCAGGGACTGGCCTGCGCCGGGTGCCGGGGGTGCTGACCAACCAGACGGTGCTGCTGGACCCGCAGGGCGACCTGATCGGCACCGCCGACAAGGTGCACCTCACCCCGGACGAGGAGGCGGGCGGCGTGGACCTGAGCCCGGGGCGGCTGGACGAGCTGCGGGTGTTTCCCACCCCGGCGGGCGACCTGGGCGTGGCGATCAGCCTTGACGCCTTCCGGGCCGATGTGATTGGCCGCCTGGAAGCGCAGGGCTGCACGGTGCTGCTGCAACCCGACGCCAACGGCTCGCCCTGGACCGCCCGCGAGGGGCTACCGCCAGACCCGGACGACGTGCGCGACCAACCCGTGGCGTGGCTGGAAAGCAGCTGGCAGGTGACCGCCACCAGCCCGCAGATTCGCTACGCGGTCAATCCGATGGTGGTGGGCAACCTGCTGGACCTGACCTTCGATGGTCAGAGCGCGATTACCGGCCCGGCCGAGGAGGCCCCGGCGCCCCGCAGCTACGTGATGACCGAGCCGCGCCCCGGCTTTCTGGCCCTGGCCCCCTGGGTGGGGGACGGGCCGCACGAGAGGCTGCGCACCCTCGGCACCCAGCGCGCGGCGGGCAGCGGGCACCCCGACGAAAATGCCTACCACACCGGCGTGCTGAGCGCCGACCTGACCCTGCCCCCCCTGACCCGCCCGGCCCCCCCGGCCACCCCCCACGAGGAGTCCCTGCGCGCCCTGCTGCGCGGCGAGGCGCACCTACCCCGCTCGTGGCCGGCATGGCTGCCCCTGGGTCTGGGGGCGGCGGCGCTGCTGCTCTGGCGGCACAGGCGTTGA
- a CDS encoding alpha/beta hydrolase family protein, producing MSTEQGSGAPQPATGISSSDDGANARPPLPPAERLAVIYVHGMGDQTRLCDPTTLLNSLETYWRKVDSTYTFTPVVQTHPSTPSDPHHSLNVTLPNGSTLDVHEVYWAPKAPNVAATTVLSWMRKQLVVPFLRRHSRWAELSRLKLGVLGQGVTTRHMTPQDSHTLRAQYEHFAQQKPHGSFFEYARAAPTPPQPAADRWQKLTKSNDLSAIWVVLSMILATLVFALFVTEAVVGLAQFFQQEPLAKWAARYGLSYSNVVDGWYIYPLIAMSVIVTLAWAFGIRPFFSKFMGDVVQWATYQETEEGFKVRRAILDRSSDVFRDVLRIPKSAGQPHEKPQYDRVIVIAHSLGSVIAHDTLLALKRDHPGSLEQISDFITYGSPIDKFAYFFEALQGQSPRYIKTIQQLRGQLFEDRIKPLVWQNFYEEGDPIGGTIHTVGPSWDLPQMPLPSRIHNIYTANANVALVAPNHTGYIHNKLVIFRVWNALMPNTFPDRAAQPQERTDVDVMAHTRWMRQMYAVILLIPWVLLASYVAHAAHLIQLQVHLNSSDGTSPALWWLLWAGLGLSAALLLISFLKPVHLLKPLAIALTALTLVGNYAAYTSPKIWADVPAVKNTTANDAPPPQQQTCKSAFSGTTQNFTLNSTCQTPKPPQYPPAKASWANEAPDVFSWSSALVGLIVPALLAAALLLVTKARSMRHGTKLEAQTHERPNTLLPWIIGMLIGFIAVSSAASASGQAILPWWWWRTTLIYATFSLIIVGLVQLVWPKRKLRHLLNP from the coding sequence ATGAGCACCGAGCAGGGTTCAGGCGCGCCACAACCAGCCACTGGAATCTCATCCTCAGACGATGGAGCGAATGCCCGTCCTCCATTGCCACCTGCCGAAAGGCTGGCAGTGATCTACGTTCACGGAATGGGGGACCAGACACGTCTGTGCGACCCCACCACCCTCCTGAACAGCCTCGAGACCTACTGGAGGAAGGTTGATTCTACATACACCTTCACACCTGTCGTCCAGACCCATCCCTCCACCCCATCCGACCCACACCACTCCCTCAATGTCACGCTGCCGAACGGGTCGACACTGGATGTACACGAGGTGTACTGGGCCCCGAAAGCGCCGAACGTGGCCGCCACCACCGTGCTCAGTTGGATGCGCAAGCAACTGGTCGTGCCGTTTCTCCGTCGCCATTCCCGGTGGGCAGAACTCAGCCGGCTGAAACTGGGGGTGCTGGGGCAGGGCGTGACCACCAGACACATGACCCCACAAGATAGCCACACCCTAAGAGCCCAGTACGAGCATTTCGCTCAGCAGAAGCCACACGGCAGCTTCTTCGAGTATGCACGCGCCGCACCGACTCCACCGCAGCCCGCAGCAGATCGCTGGCAGAAGCTGACGAAAAGCAACGACTTGAGCGCCATCTGGGTGGTCCTGAGCATGATCCTGGCGACCCTGGTCTTCGCGCTCTTTGTGACGGAAGCCGTCGTAGGGCTCGCGCAGTTCTTTCAGCAGGAACCCCTGGCAAAGTGGGCCGCGCGATATGGGCTGAGCTACAGCAATGTCGTTGATGGATGGTACATCTATCCCCTGATCGCCATGAGCGTGATCGTGACGCTGGCCTGGGCGTTCGGCATCCGTCCGTTCTTCAGCAAGTTCATGGGCGATGTGGTGCAGTGGGCCACCTACCAGGAAACCGAGGAGGGCTTCAAGGTCAGAAGAGCCATCCTGGACAGGTCCAGCGACGTCTTCAGGGACGTGTTGCGAATTCCAAAATCAGCTGGCCAGCCACACGAAAAACCCCAGTACGACCGGGTGATCGTCATAGCCCACAGCCTGGGTTCGGTCATTGCGCACGACACCCTGCTGGCCCTAAAACGCGATCACCCTGGAAGCCTGGAGCAGATCAGCGACTTCATCACGTACGGCAGCCCCATCGACAAGTTCGCCTACTTCTTCGAGGCCCTCCAGGGGCAGTCGCCTCGCTATATCAAGACCATCCAGCAGTTACGCGGGCAGCTGTTCGAAGACCGCATCAAGCCCCTCGTGTGGCAAAACTTCTACGAGGAAGGCGATCCAATCGGCGGCACCATTCACACTGTTGGCCCCAGCTGGGATTTGCCACAGATGCCATTGCCATCAAGAATTCACAACATCTACACCGCAAACGCGAACGTGGCACTGGTTGCCCCCAATCACACTGGGTACATTCACAACAAGCTGGTGATTTTCCGTGTGTGGAATGCCCTCATGCCCAACACCTTTCCCGATCGCGCTGCCCAGCCTCAGGAGCGAACAGATGTGGATGTCATGGCCCATACCCGCTGGATGCGCCAGATGTACGCCGTGATTCTGCTGATCCCCTGGGTGCTGCTGGCCTCGTACGTGGCCCACGCTGCCCACCTGATTCAACTGCAGGTTCACCTGAATTCATCCGACGGGACTTCACCTGCTCTGTGGTGGCTCCTGTGGGCAGGACTCGGCCTATCAGCAGCGCTGCTTCTCATCAGCTTCCTGAAGCCAGTTCACCTGCTCAAACCGCTGGCCATCGCCTTGACGGCCCTGACCCTCGTTGGGAACTATGCAGCGTACACCAGCCCCAAAATCTGGGCCGACGTTCCGGCCGTCAAGAACACAACGGCGAACGACGCCCCTCCCCCCCAGCAGCAAACCTGCAAGTCTGCCTTCTCTGGGACCACCCAGAACTTCACGCTGAACAGCACCTGCCAGACCCCCAAACCACCCCAGTACCCCCCGGCAAAGGCCTCCTGGGCCAATGAAGCGCCAGACGTGTTTTCCTGGAGCAGCGCACTCGTAGGCCTGATCGTTCCGGCCCTCCTGGCTGCCGCACTGCTCCTGGTCACCAAGGCCAGATCCATGCGCCACGGCACCAAACTGGAGGCGCAGACGCACGAGCGACCCAACACGCTGTTGCCCTGGATCATTGGCATGCTCATCGGCTTTATCGCGGTCAGTTCAGCTGCCTCGGCGAGTGGTCAGGCCATCTTGCCCTGGTGGTGGTGGCGCACCACCCTGATATACGCCACGTTCTCGCTGATCATCGTGGGATTGGTGCAGCTCGTCTGGCCGAAACGCAAGCTGAGGCACCTGCTCAACCCATAG
- the pxpA gene encoding 5-oxoprolinase subunit PxpA, giving the protein MPMDLNADLGEGSAHEEAVMAAVTSANIACGGHAGDLETMRDSLRLAARFGVAAGAHPGFPDREGFGRRAMTFAPEDVTAFVRDQIEALKAVAAREGVALAHVKPHGMLYNMAATDAALARAIAQAAADAGLPLYFGLAGAQSVMLREAHALGLTALGEGFADRGYGPDGQLWPRSQPGALLPHAQAVAQGVRIATQGHALAVSGEVVAVPAQTLCLHGDGAEAAELARDLRAALEAAGVQVTTPLPRS; this is encoded by the coding sequence ATGCCAATGGACCTGAACGCCGATCTGGGCGAGGGCAGCGCGCACGAGGAAGCGGTGATGGCGGCTGTCACTTCGGCCAACATCGCCTGTGGCGGCCACGCGGGCGACCTGGAGACCATGCGTGACAGCCTGCGCCTTGCCGCGCGCTTTGGGGTGGCAGCCGGGGCCCATCCCGGCTTTCCCGACCGCGAAGGTTTCGGGCGCCGCGCCATGACTTTTGCCCCGGAGGACGTGACGGCCTTTGTGCGCGACCAGATCGAGGCCCTCAAGGCGGTGGCGGCGCGCGAGGGGGTGGCGCTGGCCCACGTCAAACCCCACGGCATGCTGTACAACATGGCGGCCACAGACGCGGCCCTGGCCCGCGCTATTGCCCAGGCGGCGGCCGACGCTGGCCTGCCGCTGTACTTCGGCCTGGCCGGGGCCCAGAGCGTAATGCTGCGCGAGGCCCATGCCCTGGGCCTGACCGCCCTGGGCGAGGGCTTTGCCGACCGGGGCTACGGGCCGGACGGGCAACTGTGGCCGCGCAGCCAGCCCGGCGCCCTGCTGCCCCATGCCCAGGCGGTGGCGCAGGGCGTCCGCATTGCCACCCAGGGGCACGCGCTGGCCGTCAGCGGCGAGGTGGTGGCGGTGCCCGCCCAGACCCTGTGCCTGCATGGCGACGGCGCCGAAGCCGCCGAGCTGGCCCGCGACCTGCGCGCGGCCTTGGAGGCGGCGGGCGTGCAGGTGACCACCCCCCTCCCCAGATCATGA
- a CDS encoding GGDEF domain-containing protein → MRPPLRRFLPDLAARRAACPILGGGTIDRRLLSTHVLVVVLGAMLLKLVSLPLDAFEHATLAVTCALVAGLLAVTALTHAPLQVLHGLLLAVSWGYMLSQLWHVLFRVPEQGQLQALGTLGPWAAVTLASHLWMLGRQGSLPLSVLALGSTAALLAAYVLQVPGAAQQPVVGATLQLLLAGAVMLVGQHTTARRVTADLRRDLLGDGQAERDALTGLPGNAAMKRWLDGAVARRPEGLGVAVIALDAPVPGVGGPGDARRLAHVARVLQGALRDEDMLGYLSDDQLVLALRAADARSARALCERLRLRVASRPVDGHNVTVTMGLAFYDDHRSGLSLLREAEDTCLSLQREGSNRVALGPLPAHDEQPSADLRVQPSPA, encoded by the coding sequence ATGCGCCCCCCTCTCCGCCGCTTCCTGCCTGACCTCGCCGCCCGGCGAGCAGCCTGTCCCATCCTGGGCGGGGGCACCATTGACCGTCGCCTGCTGAGCACCCATGTGCTGGTGGTGGTGCTGGGCGCCATGCTGCTCAAGCTGGTCTCTCTGCCGCTGGACGCCTTTGAGCATGCCACCCTGGCCGTAACCTGCGCCCTGGTGGCGGGCCTGCTGGCGGTCACCGCCCTGACCCACGCGCCGCTGCAGGTGCTGCACGGCCTGCTGCTGGCGGTGTCCTGGGGCTACATGCTCAGCCAACTGTGGCATGTGCTGTTCCGGGTGCCCGAACAGGGACAACTGCAGGCCCTGGGCACCCTGGGGCCCTGGGCGGCGGTCACCCTGGCCTCGCACCTGTGGATGCTGGGACGGCAAGGCAGCCTGCCCCTGAGCGTGCTGGCGCTGGGCAGTACAGCGGCGCTGCTGGCGGCCTACGTGCTGCAGGTGCCCGGCGCGGCGCAGCAGCCGGTGGTGGGCGCCACGCTGCAACTGCTGCTGGCCGGCGCGGTGATGCTGGTGGGGCAGCACACCACCGCCCGCCGAGTCACGGCTGACCTGCGCCGCGACCTGCTGGGCGACGGCCAGGCCGAGCGCGACGCCCTGACGGGCCTGCCCGGAAACGCCGCCATGAAACGCTGGCTGGACGGCGCCGTGGCCCGCCGCCCCGAGGGCCTGGGGGTGGCGGTGATTGCGCTGGACGCACCGGTGCCGGGGGTTGGCGGCCCAGGCGACGCCCGCCGGCTGGCCCATGTGGCCCGGGTGCTGCAGGGCGCCCTGCGCGACGAAGACATGCTGGGCTACCTCAGCGATGATCAGCTGGTGCTGGCCCTGCGCGCGGCGGATGCCCGCTCGGCCCGCGCCCTGTGCGAGCGGCTGCGTCTGCGCGTGGCCTCGCGCCCGGTGGACGGCCACAACGTGACCGTGACGATGGGCCTGGCCTTTTACGACGACCACCGCAGCGGCCTGAGCCTGCTGCGCGAAGCCGAGGACACCTGCCTGAGCCTACAGCGCGAGGGCAGCAACCGCGTGGCCCTGGGCCCCCTGCCCGCGCACGACGAGCAGCCCAGTGCCGACCTACGTGTTCAACCCAGTCCGGCGTAA
- a CDS encoding 5-oxoprolinase subunit C family protein — protein MAEPAQPSRALVVLRPGLQTTVQDAGRRARALGVPGGGAADSTARRLGNALVGNPGTAAGLELTLLGPALRFEAPALVSLCGAPFGATLDGIPLPLWRAVAVQAGQTLDVRGTPAGLRAFLAVRGGLDGQEVFGSRATDPRSGFGGLEGRALRAGDRLTWGAAALAPAPRAHPSPEVRTPLGPHHRLRVLPTPDLTPALEGHLCGPVFTVGAQADRMGVRLTEAVPAPHDPTRPSVPNVPGLVQLPPDGRPILLLPDAGTHGGYPTPLVVIQADQPRLGQLRPGDTLQFEAVPLAVARQALITQERALRQAETALRLHFASV, from the coding sequence GTGGCTGAGCCGGCCCAGCCATCGCGGGCCCTGGTGGTGCTGCGCCCCGGGCTGCAGACCACCGTGCAGGACGCAGGCCGCCGGGCTCGGGCGCTGGGCGTGCCGGGCGGCGGCGCGGCCGATTCCACCGCGCGGCGCCTGGGCAACGCCCTGGTGGGGAACCCCGGCACCGCTGCGGGCCTGGAACTGACCCTGCTTGGCCCGGCGCTGCGCTTTGAAGCGCCGGCCCTAGTCAGCCTGTGCGGGGCGCCGTTCGGGGCCACGCTGGACGGCATCCCGCTGCCCCTGTGGCGCGCCGTGGCCGTGCAGGCCGGGCAGACGCTGGACGTGCGCGGCACGCCGGCCGGACTGCGCGCCTTTCTGGCGGTTCGGGGTGGGCTGGACGGCCAGGAGGTGTTCGGCAGCCGCGCCACCGACCCCCGCAGCGGGTTCGGGGGCCTGGAGGGCCGCGCCCTGCGTGCCGGGGACCGGCTGACCTGGGGCGCAGCGGCCCTGGCCCCGGCCCCACGGGCTCACCCCTCGCCCGAGGTGCGGACCCCCCTCGGCCCCCACCACCGCCTGCGGGTTCTGCCCACCCCGGACCTGACCCCTGCCCTGGAGGGCCACCTCTGTGGGCCGGTGTTCACCGTGGGCGCGCAGGCCGACCGCATGGGCGTGCGCCTGACCGAAGCGGTGCCGGCCCCGCACGACCCCACGCGCCCCAGCGTGCCCAATGTGCCAGGGCTGGTGCAGCTGCCCCCAGATGGCCGCCCCATCCTGCTCCTGCCCGACGCTGGCACCCACGGCGGCTATCCCACCCCACTGGTGGTGATTCAGGCCGATCAGCCCCGGCTGGGGCAACTGCGCCCCGGGGACACGCTGCAGTTTGAAGCGGTGCCCCTCGCCGTGGCCCGGCAGGCGCTGATCACCCAGGAACGGGCCCTGCGGCAAGCCGAAACGGCCTTGCGCCTGCATTTCGCCTCGGTCTGA
- a CDS encoding coiled-coil domain-containing protein, with protein MIEALLQAQDEALAPDWADVRHSARQLAGALLTRAQQGRTEAQRRQAEAAVLEQAAAQAAQEARGARKLSGRTAERAQTGRDRLGDLRWALQQLRAGGTLGPEEALAVGLARWQHQQADATFNEEALQGEQQLLEQQTQVWREQHFAAERHCHYAEERYEQAYAALLQAREARQAMANHPVLTRLMDKEPDLVPLSNETVQILIRERTELERQLLELRAQQGEEARVLEALRVRSLLPPTRDVAAVCQLLEEAGLACWSGWEHVAQQLPRSAARPFIERAPELVQGVLVRDQDLERARRVLLATSAALETPVVVAARQQAFSVDPGQEPEGRFLVGPTSDAHFDADAGAREAVVRELRLERLQAEQVQVERERQTLREALDQLETYLQQHLPGFFEAREAEVTAHRAAQQAAQGHLSDLSAEQHQRQARLQELSLQLEACRQAAEAARQHRQRLETHLERHGDERQERELGNSVDQDERQARTLEQEADLNDERAKTAEGQARHLLDLAKHLELGAAAAEHEARAVPYLESGPLSATTEDVETCRGRHRLLCEALDQKTLDHQLRLKRQAAQEGLQAARERFERSCPSGIQEPAVRRALDTLADKERVHEQARAAEVHRDAAFAEAQRLRTARHGVTEQLAHHEREYSQLKWRLTPEEDELSEEALLQLAQDVRRQALQTEDQEALCRDQLEHLQKAKRAAEPPLRFWQEQRAKARGLTERYQELLQAQPSTTPAKVTLRDQDVAAHLDDLAAALDHEQQRWQDLARRQEAAGRTFFRTLSGSPVIFVKSLLAWTPEDLELNAGQLREELEIRQLNIEGLLQQFEQHREVLITETLGLAERGMTLLRGLAAHSTLPEGAGRLTGQRFLKITLPDLPPQAERRARIGALLDDIVLDRAETKGAELVQRAVRKLAQPIRVEVLFPDVDAPPRYLPITAMAKESGGERLTSAVLLYCTLARQRARERGLDVQATGTLLLDNPVGAASRVKLLQLQREMARAMSIQLIYATGVQDMEAVGTMPNVVQLRNEKHNLKTGHRLVELARLGRHETEVVR; from the coding sequence GTGATTGAAGCCCTGCTTCAGGCGCAGGATGAGGCGCTGGCCCCGGACTGGGCTGACGTTCGGCACTCGGCCCGTCAGCTGGCGGGCGCACTGCTCACCCGGGCGCAGCAGGGGCGCACTGAGGCCCAGCGCCGGCAGGCTGAGGCCGCTGTTCTGGAACAGGCAGCCGCCCAGGCGGCTCAGGAAGCCAGAGGCGCACGCAAACTTTCAGGGCGCACAGCAGAGCGGGCCCAGACTGGCCGCGACCGTCTCGGAGACCTTCGCTGGGCGCTGCAGCAGCTGCGTGCAGGAGGCACACTCGGACCAGAAGAAGCGCTGGCCGTGGGCCTGGCCCGCTGGCAACACCAGCAGGCCGACGCCACCTTCAACGAAGAAGCACTGCAAGGGGAACAGCAACTGCTGGAACAGCAAACGCAGGTGTGGCGTGAACAGCACTTTGCTGCCGAACGGCACTGCCATTACGCCGAAGAACGCTATGAGCAGGCCTACGCGGCGCTTCTGCAGGCACGCGAGGCGCGCCAGGCCATGGCCAACCACCCCGTTCTGACGCGCCTCATGGACAAGGAACCGGACCTGGTTCCCCTGTCCAATGAAACGGTCCAGATCCTGATTCGGGAGCGCACAGAGCTGGAGCGGCAACTTCTCGAGCTCCGGGCCCAGCAGGGCGAGGAGGCGCGCGTGCTCGAAGCGCTCCGGGTTCGCTCACTGCTGCCCCCCACCCGGGACGTGGCTGCGGTCTGCCAGCTGCTGGAGGAAGCCGGTCTCGCCTGCTGGTCAGGCTGGGAACATGTCGCGCAGCAACTCCCCCGCTCTGCAGCACGTCCCTTTATCGAACGGGCGCCCGAACTGGTGCAGGGCGTGCTGGTCCGGGATCAGGACCTTGAACGGGCCCGGCGCGTGCTGCTGGCAACGTCGGCGGCGCTCGAGACGCCCGTGGTGGTGGCGGCTCGTCAGCAAGCCTTCAGCGTTGACCCGGGGCAGGAACCAGAGGGGAGATTCCTTGTTGGGCCGACCAGCGACGCCCATTTTGACGCGGACGCTGGTGCCCGTGAGGCGGTGGTCCGCGAGTTGCGGTTGGAACGCCTCCAGGCCGAGCAAGTGCAGGTCGAGCGTGAACGCCAGACCCTGCGAGAAGCGCTTGACCAGCTTGAGACCTATTTGCAGCAGCATCTGCCCGGCTTCTTCGAGGCGCGTGAAGCCGAGGTGACGGCCCACCGCGCGGCGCAGCAGGCGGCACAGGGCCATCTGAGCGACCTGAGCGCAGAGCAGCACCAGCGGCAGGCTCGCCTGCAGGAGCTCAGCCTTCAACTGGAAGCGTGCCGTCAGGCTGCAGAAGCTGCGCGCCAGCACCGCCAGCGGTTGGAAACCCATTTGGAACGGCACGGGGATGAACGTCAGGAGCGCGAACTTGGCAACAGTGTTGATCAGGATGAGCGGCAGGCGCGGACCCTGGAACAGGAGGCGGACCTCAACGACGAGCGGGCCAAAACCGCCGAGGGCCAGGCACGCCACCTGCTGGACCTGGCCAAACACCTTGAGCTGGGTGCCGCCGCTGCCGAACATGAAGCGCGCGCCGTGCCATATCTAGAGTCGGGCCCCCTTTCTGCCACCACCGAAGATGTCGAAACCTGTCGGGGGCGGCACCGCCTGCTGTGTGAAGCGCTGGATCAAAAAACGCTGGACCACCAACTCAGGCTGAAGCGGCAGGCCGCCCAGGAGGGGCTCCAGGCAGCGCGCGAACGCTTCGAGCGCAGCTGCCCCAGCGGCATTCAGGAACCGGCGGTGCGCCGGGCGCTGGACACGCTGGCCGATAAGGAGCGCGTACACGAACAAGCCAGAGCGGCTGAAGTGCACAGAGACGCCGCCTTTGCCGAAGCCCAGCGGCTGAGGACTGCCCGGCACGGCGTTACCGAGCAACTGGCACACCACGAACGCGAGTATTCGCAGCTCAAGTGGCGGCTCACCCCAGAAGAGGACGAGCTGAGCGAGGAAGCGCTCCTACAACTCGCTCAGGACGTCAGGCGGCAGGCTCTCCAGACCGAAGATCAGGAAGCCCTGTGCCGCGACCAGCTTGAACACCTTCAGAAGGCCAAACGGGCCGCCGAACCCCCACTGCGCTTCTGGCAAGAGCAACGGGCAAAAGCGCGGGGGCTGACCGAGCGGTATCAGGAACTCCTTCAGGCCCAACCTTCCACGACACCTGCCAAGGTCACCCTGCGAGATCAGGACGTCGCCGCCCACCTCGATGATCTGGCCGCCGCCCTTGATCACGAGCAGCAACGCTGGCAAGACTTAGCACGCCGCCAGGAGGCCGCCGGCCGAACGTTCTTTCGAACCCTCTCTGGGAGCCCTGTCATATTCGTCAAGTCGCTCCTGGCGTGGACACCCGAAGACTTGGAACTCAATGCCGGGCAGCTGCGCGAGGAGCTGGAGATCCGGCAGCTCAATATTGAGGGCCTCTTGCAGCAGTTCGAGCAGCACCGCGAAGTACTCATTACGGAGACGCTGGGGCTGGCCGAACGGGGCATGACCCTGCTGAGGGGCCTCGCGGCTCATTCCACCCTGCCCGAAGGGGCAGGCCGCCTGACGGGACAGCGGTTCCTCAAGATCACCTTGCCTGACCTGCCGCCCCAGGCCGAACGGCGCGCCCGGATTGGCGCTCTGCTGGACGATATCGTGCTGGACAGGGCCGAGACCAAGGGCGCCGAGCTGGTGCAGCGGGCCGTGCGCAAGCTCGCGCAGCCTATTCGCGTGGAGGTGCTGTTTCCTGATGTGGACGCGCCGCCCCGGTATCTTCCCATCACAGCCATGGCCAAAGAAAGTGGCGGTGAGCGCCTGACGAGCGCGGTGCTGCTGTACTGCACGCTGGCCCGTCAGCGCGCCCGCGAACGCGGCCTGGATGTGCAGGCCACGGGAACCCTGTTGCTGGATAACCCGGTGGGAGCGGCGTCGCGCGTCAAGCTGCTGCAATTGCAACGCGAGATGGCCCGCGCCATGTCCATTCAGCTGATCTACGCCACCGGGGTGCAGGACATGGAAGCTGTCGGCACCATGCCCAACGTGGTGCAACTGCGCAACGAGAAGCACAATCTCAAGACCGGCCACCGCCTGGTGGAACTGGCCAGGCTGGGACGCCACGAAACGGAGGTGGTTCGCTAA